The Clostridium sp. AWRP genome has a window encoding:
- a CDS encoding S-ribosylhomocysteine lyase, producing the protein MEKIASFTVNHLKLQPGVYVSRKDKFKDVVLTTFDIRMTRPNFEPVMNTAEVHTIEHLGATFLRNHKVYGSKTVYFGPMGCRTGFYLILEGDYKSEDVVDLLKEMYKFIADFEGDVPGAAAKDCGNYLDMNLSMAKYLANKFLKEVLTNITDKNLNYPD; encoded by the coding sequence ATGGAAAAAATTGCAAGTTTTACAGTTAATCATTTAAAATTACAGCCAGGTGTTTATGTATCCAGAAAAGATAAGTTTAAAGATGTAGTCCTGACTACTTTTGATATAAGAATGACAAGACCAAATTTTGAACCTGTTATGAATACAGCAGAAGTTCATACTATTGAACATTTAGGTGCAACTTTTTTGAGAAATCATAAAGTGTATGGATCTAAAACTGTGTACTTTGGACCTATGGGGTGCAGGACAGGCTTCTATTTAATATTAGAAGGAGATTATAAGTCAGAAGATGTAGTAGATTTACTTAAAGAAATGTATAAGTTTATTGCAGATTTTGAAGGAGACGTACCTGGAGCAGCTGCAAAGGATTGTGGAAATTATTTAGATATGAATCTTTCTATGGCAAAATATCTAGCAAATAAATTTCTAAAGGAAGTTTTAACAAATATCACAGATAAAAATCTAAATTACCCAGACTAA
- the ilvB gene encoding biosynthetic-type acetolactate synthase large subunit, with protein MKMKGAEVLLKCMMEQGVDTVFGYPGGAVLPIYDALYAAKGKITHISTSHEQGAAHAADGYARSTGKVGVVIATSGPGATNTVTAIATAYMDSVPIVVFTGQVARSLLGKDSFQEVNIKDITASITKKSCIVEKVEDLADTVREAFQIAVSGRPGPVVVDIPKDVQLAEVEYEPSRSRLSEIKEKKYFNLDEYGDNLNKAIDMINRSEKPVIYSGGGTVTSGAQNELMELVEKADSPITCSLMGIGAFPGDNEYYMGMVGMHGSRCSNYAVSNCDLLIAIGARFSDRVISKVSAFAPKAKIIHIDIDPKEFGKNVDIDVAIKGDVKEVLQKLNCKLKKSDHRDWMEKIKQWKKEQCEPFKECKLSPKFIIDTLYNITKGDCIVTTEVGQNQIWTAQYFKFLKPRTFVSSGGLGTMGFGLGASIGASMGNPGKKVINIAGDGSFKMNSTELATVAKYKLPIVQLLLNNRALGMVYQWQDMFYGKRFSNTELGPDVDFMKLGEAYGIKTFKIEDNSQVEKCLKEALNLNEPVIIECDIDRKEKVFPIVPPGAAISDLVEE; from the coding sequence ATGAAAATGAAAGGTGCTGAAGTACTATTAAAATGTATGATGGAGCAAGGCGTAGATACTGTATTTGGATATCCAGGAGGGGCTGTTTTACCTATTTATGATGCACTATATGCTGCCAAGGGGAAAATAACTCACATATCAACTTCACATGAACAAGGGGCTGCTCATGCTGCAGATGGATATGCAAGATCTACAGGAAAGGTAGGAGTTGTAATTGCAACATCAGGTCCGGGAGCTACTAATACGGTTACAGCAATTGCTACAGCTTATATGGATTCTGTACCTATTGTAGTATTTACAGGACAGGTTGCGAGAAGTCTTCTTGGAAAGGATTCTTTTCAAGAAGTAAATATTAAAGATATTACTGCATCCATAACTAAAAAGAGTTGCATTGTAGAAAAGGTAGAGGATTTAGCTGATACTGTAAGAGAGGCATTTCAAATTGCAGTTAGTGGAAGACCAGGACCTGTAGTAGTAGATATACCTAAAGACGTACAATTAGCTGAAGTAGAATATGAACCTTCTAGAAGCAGACTTTCTGAAATTAAAGAAAAGAAATATTTTAATTTAGATGAGTATGGAGACAATTTAAATAAAGCAATAGATATGATAAATAGGAGTGAAAAACCTGTAATTTATTCAGGTGGAGGAACTGTAACATCAGGAGCTCAAAATGAATTGATGGAACTTGTAGAAAAAGCAGATTCACCAATTACGTGTTCACTTATGGGAATAGGAGCTTTCCCGGGAGACAATGAATATTATATGGGTATGGTTGGAATGCATGGAAGCCGCTGTTCAAATTATGCAGTAAGTAATTGTGATTTATTAATAGCTATAGGAGCTAGGTTTAGTGATAGGGTTATAAGTAAGGTAAGTGCCTTTGCTCCAAAAGCAAAAATAATACACATAGACATTGATCCTAAGGAATTTGGGAAAAATGTGGATATAGATGTGGCAATAAAAGGAGATGTAAAAGAGGTACTTCAAAAGCTTAATTGCAAATTAAAAAAGTCTGACCACAGAGATTGGATGGAAAAAATAAAACAGTGGAAGAAAGAACAGTGTGAACCTTTTAAAGAATGTAAATTAAGTCCTAAGTTTATAATAGATACTTTGTACAATATAACAAAAGGAGACTGTATAGTTACTACAGAAGTTGGCCAAAATCAAATTTGGACTGCACAATATTTTAAATTTTTAAAGCCAAGGACATTTGTATCTTCAGGTGGACTTGGAACTATGGGTTTCGGACTTGGAGCTTCTATAGGAGCATCTATGGGTAATCCAGGGAAAAAAGTAATAAATATAGCAGGGGATGGAAGTTTTAAAATGAATTCTACAGAGCTTGCCACTGTTGCCAAATATAAACTTCCTATTGTACAATTGCTTTTAAATAATCGTGCATTAGGCATGGTATATCAATGGCAGGATATGTTCTATGGCAAGAGATTTTCAAATACAGAACTTGGACCAGATGTTGATTTCATGAAACTTGGAGAAGCGTATGGTATAAAGACTTTTAAGATAGAAGACAATAGCCAGGTAGAGAAATGCTTAAAGGAAGCTCTTAACTTAAATGAACCTGTAATTATAGAATGTGATATAGATAGGAAAGAGAAGGTATTTCCTATTGTACCTCCAGGAGCAGCTATATCGGATCTAGTAGAAGAGTAA
- a CDS encoding 5-methyltetrahydrofolate--homocysteine methyltransferase, producing the protein MNIISNFKFQLNKDRVIKMVQSYGKMPQYNELDKMYKNLLPILKDHSNPLGIFKMEEKDESINLNMLSKCKFTIYCLITLGEKCTNKINEMFESGNFYEALLLDSMSSNYLFNVSSQLHHIICGKASKINLGITHKVAPGDGEIELEYQNNILGKLRNAEFHNVKMVNNCVYPHKSLTYVYGADKSIVVNGDDHCCSRCSNVFCNMRHIEKENNYAVENTINCA; encoded by the coding sequence ATGAATATAATTTCTAATTTTAAATTTCAATTAAATAAGGATAGGGTTATAAAGATGGTACAATCTTATGGTAAAATGCCTCAATATAATGAACTGGATAAGATGTACAAAAATTTACTACCTATACTAAAAGATCATTCAAATCCACTTGGAATTTTTAAAATGGAAGAAAAAGATGAAAGTATTAATTTAAATATGTTATCTAAATGCAAGTTTACAATATATTGTCTAATAACTTTAGGAGAAAAATGTACTAATAAAATAAATGAAATGTTTGAAAGTGGCAATTTTTATGAAGCTCTATTACTAGATTCCATGTCTAGTAATTATCTATTTAACGTAAGTTCTCAACTGCATCATATTATATGTGGTAAAGCTTCTAAAATAAATTTAGGTATTACTCATAAAGTAGCTCCTGGCGATGGAGAAATAGAATTAGAATATCAAAATAACATTCTAGGCAAACTTAGGAATGCCGAGTTTCATAATGTTAAAATGGTAAATAATTGTGTATATCCTCATAAATCCTTAACTTATGTTTATGGAGCAGATAAAAGCATAGTTGTAAATGGAGATGATCACTGCTGCTCAAGGTGCAGCAATGTATTTTGCAATATGCGTCATATAGAAAAGGAAAATAACTATGCTGTAGAAAATACTATTAACTGTGCTTAA
- a CDS encoding iron-containing alcohol dehydrogenase — MENFIFKNATEIIFGRDTENLVGSKVKEYSKSDKILFCYGGGSIKKSGLYDRVIKSLKENGIEFIELPGIKPNPRLGPVKEGIRLCRENNIKFILSVGGGSSADTAKAIAVGVPYKGDVWDFYMGKAEVKEALPVGVVITLPATGTESSNSSVIMNEDGWFKKGLNTVLIRPAFSIMNPELTFTLPEYQTACGACDIMAHIMERYFTNVKHVDLTDRLCEAALRNVINNAPIVLKDPKNYDARAEIMWTGTIAHNDMLSTGRIGDWASHKIEHELSGETDIAHGAGLAIVFPAWMKYVYKHDINRFVQFAVRVWDVDLSYSSCEDIVLEGIRRMTAFFKSMGLPVTLKEGSIGEDKIEEMANKCTDNGTKTVGQFVKLNKDDIVKILNLAK; from the coding sequence ATGGAAAACTTTATTTTTAAAAATGCTACAGAAATTATTTTTGGTAGGGATACCGAAAATCTTGTAGGAAGTAAGGTAAAGGAGTATTCAAAGTCAGATAAAATACTTTTTTGCTATGGGGGAGGAAGCATAAAGAAATCTGGTCTCTATGATAGAGTTATAAAGTCTCTAAAAGAAAATGGTATTGAATTTATAGAACTTCCAGGGATTAAACCTAATCCAAGATTAGGGCCTGTTAAAGAAGGTATAAGATTATGTAGAGAAAATAATATAAAATTTATACTATCTGTAGGAGGAGGTAGCTCAGCAGATACGGCTAAAGCTATTGCTGTAGGAGTACCATATAAAGGAGATGTATGGGATTTTTATATGGGAAAAGCTGAAGTAAAAGAGGCTCTTCCTGTAGGGGTTGTAATAACATTACCTGCTACAGGCACAGAATCTAGTAATAGTTCTGTTATTATGAATGAAGATGGTTGGTTTAAAAAAGGATTAAATACAGTACTCATAAGGCCTGCTTTTTCAATTATGAATCCTGAACTTACTTTTACACTGCCAGAGTATCAAACTGCTTGTGGTGCTTGTGATATTATGGCACATATAATGGAAAGATATTTTACAAATGTGAAACATGTAGATCTAACTGATAGGCTTTGCGAAGCTGCACTTAGAAATGTTATAAATAATGCTCCAATAGTTTTAAAAGATCCTAAAAATTATGATGCTAGGGCAGAAATTATGTGGACTGGTACTATAGCTCATAATGATATGCTTAGTACAGGTAGAATAGGCGATTGGGCTTCTCACAAAATTGAACATGAGTTAAGTGGGGAAACAGATATTGCTCATGGAGCAGGACTTGCAATTGTATTTCCTGCATGGATGAAGTATGTATATAAACATGATATCAATAGATTTGTACAATTTGCAGTAAGGGTATGGGATGTGGATTTATCTTATAGCTCCTGTGAAGATATTGTACTTGAAGGCATAAGGAGAATGACAGCATTTTTCAAGAGCATGGGGTTACCTGTAACTTTAAAAGAAGGAAGTATAGGAGAAGATAAAATTGAAGAAATGGCTAATAAGTGTACAGATAATGGAACTAAAACTGTAGGACAATTTGTAAAACTAAATAAAGATGATATTGTAAAAATATTAAATCTAGCTAAATAA
- a CDS encoding amino acid permease, whose amino-acid sequence MKNIFRTKPIESLLAETKGKDGLSKVLGSFELTMLGIGAIIGTGIFVLTGIAAANYSGPALVISFIIAGLACGFAALCYAEIAAMVPVAGSAYTYGYAALGEFWAWIIGWDLILEYAFAIGTVAIGWSGYFTSIVADLGLKLPTAITKAPFEGGLINLPAVAILVIITGILVAGVKQSATTNNIIVAIKLAVVLLFIVLGVSHVNTANWHPFMPYGWKGVFSGASVIFFAYIGFDAVSTAAEEVRNPQKDLPRGIIASLIICTVLYIVVSAILTGMVPYLKFKETAAPVAFALQQVGINWGSALVSVGAICGLTSVLIVMMFGQTRILFAMSRDGLLPRVFGHVDQRFHTPVKSTLLVGIITMIVAGFTPIGIVSELTNVGTLAAFIIVSASVIVLRKKEPDRPRTFKVPFSPITPLLAMAACTFLIINLQKVTLVRFAVWLVIGLILYFVYGYKHSTVNGDNSIDESAI is encoded by the coding sequence ATGAAAAATATTTTTAGAACCAAACCCATTGAGAGTCTTTTGGCAGAGACAAAAGGAAAGGATGGTTTATCCAAAGTATTAGGCTCTTTTGAACTTACTATGCTAGGCATAGGCGCAATTATAGGTACGGGTATATTTGTATTAACAGGAATAGCAGCAGCAAATTATTCTGGGCCAGCACTTGTAATATCATTTATTATAGCAGGACTTGCTTGTGGATTTGCAGCACTTTGCTATGCAGAGATAGCAGCTATGGTTCCTGTAGCGGGAAGCGCATACACTTATGGTTATGCGGCACTTGGAGAATTTTGGGCATGGATTATAGGATGGGACTTAATTCTTGAATATGCTTTTGCAATTGGAACAGTTGCAATTGGATGGAGCGGCTATTTTACTAGTATTGTAGCTGATTTGGGCTTGAAACTTCCGACAGCTATTACAAAAGCACCTTTTGAAGGCGGACTAATAAACTTACCTGCAGTAGCTATACTTGTAATAATAACAGGCATATTGGTAGCAGGCGTAAAGCAAAGTGCAACTACAAATAATATAATAGTTGCTATAAAGTTAGCAGTAGTACTTTTATTCATAGTATTAGGTGTTAGTCATGTTAATACTGCAAACTGGCATCCATTTATGCCTTATGGATGGAAAGGAGTTTTCTCAGGGGCATCAGTAATATTCTTTGCTTATATAGGATTTGATGCAGTTTCAACTGCAGCAGAAGAAGTAAGAAATCCGCAGAAGGATTTACCTAGAGGAATTATAGCATCTTTGATAATTTGTACTGTATTATATATTGTAGTATCAGCCATATTAACAGGAATGGTTCCATATCTGAAGTTTAAAGAAACAGCAGCTCCAGTAGCTTTTGCACTTCAGCAGGTAGGAATAAATTGGGGATCAGCTTTAGTTTCAGTTGGAGCAATTTGTGGACTGACTTCAGTTTTAATTGTTATGATGTTTGGTCAAACTCGTATATTGTTTGCAATGTCAAGGGATGGACTTCTACCTAGAGTATTTGGACACGTTGATCAAAGGTTCCATACACCTGTAAAAAGTACTTTACTTGTTGGTATCATAACTATGATTGTAGCTGGATTTACACCAATAGGTATTGTTTCTGAATTAACTAACGTAGGCACGCTAGCAGCATTTATAATAGTATCTGCATCAGTTATAGTTTTAAGAAAAAAAGAACCGGATAGACCTAGAACATTCAAAGTTCCTTTTTCACCGATTACACCTCTTCTTGCTATGGCAGCTTGTACTTTCTTAATAATCAATCTGCAAAAGGTAACTTTGGTAAGATTTGCAGTGTGGCTTGTTATAGGACTTATATTATACTTTGTATATGGGTATAAACACAGCACTGTAAATGGAGATAATTCAATTGATGAAAGTGCTATATAA
- a CDS encoding folate family ECF transporter S component yields MKSRMNTKFLATTAVFIAIAIVLRSFSISIAAFGMLTMRISFEAICYIMPGILFGPLYGGIAGGLIDLLGYVITPIGGYIPLFTITNIAAGILPALIWKNIKNAEEYKVRNCYNIFFGILFLVGLLNFVIIRFVNHSTLGQLLTSLGKKSQYLSTGLMLIGAIGIMIFIINVVIKKNMIKSYDFVNNNYFKLIIAIGISGVLICTINTYILLIFTPALMAKGFMFLWVPRIIQALLMTIVNSYITCMIMYCYSLFQGRVVKKA; encoded by the coding sequence ATGAAAAGTAGAATGAACACAAAATTTCTTGCCACTACTGCTGTTTTTATTGCCATTGCAATCGTTTTAAGATCATTTTCTATATCCATAGCTGCATTTGGTATGCTCACTATGAGAATAAGCTTCGAAGCCATATGTTATATAATGCCTGGTATTTTATTTGGGCCATTATATGGTGGAATTGCTGGTGGACTGATTGATTTACTTGGCTATGTAATAACACCTATAGGTGGGTACATTCCATTGTTTACTATAACCAACATAGCAGCTGGTATTTTACCCGCACTTATATGGAAAAACATTAAAAATGCTGAAGAATACAAAGTAAGAAATTGCTATAATATCTTCTTTGGAATCCTTTTTTTAGTAGGACTTTTAAACTTTGTTATAATAAGGTTTGTAAACCACAGCACTTTAGGCCAACTACTGACATCTTTAGGAAAAAAGTCTCAATATCTTAGTACAGGCCTTATGCTAATAGGTGCTATAGGTATTATGATTTTCATTATAAATGTAGTTATTAAGAAAAATATGATAAAATCCTATGATTTTGTAAATAACAATTATTTTAAATTAATAATTGCAATTGGTATATCTGGAGTTTTAATATGCACTATAAATACTTATATATTGCTCATATTTACTCCTGCTCTTATGGCCAAAGGCTTTATGTTCTTATGGGTGCCTAGAATAATTCAAGCTCTTCTTATGACTATAGTAAATTCCTATATAACCTGTATGATTATGTACTGTTATAGTTTATTTCAAGGTAGGGTGGTAAAAAAAGCTTAA
- a CDS encoding class I SAM-dependent methyltransferase, producing the protein MQNYFTNAVNIARDICRRKLNKGDIAVDATMGNGNDTELLAELVGDSGKVYSFDIQEAALQNTEEKLMKNNVSGWVKLIHDGHENMDKYVKDKVNLVIFNLGYLPKGEHSVTTKSATTLAALKKALNLICKNGIIILVVYYGHEEGKFEKEELEKYTEKLNQKEYNVVNLCFTNQINNPPMIIAIEKR; encoded by the coding sequence ATGCAAAATTATTTTACGAATGCAGTTAATATAGCTAGGGACATATGTAGAAGAAAACTTAATAAAGGTGATATAGCAGTGGATGCTACTATGGGAAATGGAAATGACACGGAGCTTTTAGCAGAACTTGTAGGAGACTCTGGAAAAGTTTATTCTTTTGATATACAGGAAGCTGCCCTTCAAAATACAGAGGAAAAGTTAATGAAAAACAATGTATCTGGATGGGTAAAATTAATACATGATGGTCATGAAAACATGGACAAATATGTAAAAGATAAAGTGAATCTCGTTATTTTCAATTTGGGGTATTTGCCTAAAGGGGAACATTCTGTTACAACAAAATCAGCAACTACACTGGCTGCACTTAAAAAAGCTTTGAATTTAATATGTAAAAATGGAATAATAATTTTAGTTGTATATTATGGACATGAAGAGGGAAAGTTTGAAAAAGAAGAACTGGAAAAATATACAGAAAAATTAAATCAAAAGGAATATAATGTAGTGAATTTATGTTTTACAAATCAGATTAATAATCCACCTATGATCATTGCAATTGAAAAAAGATAA
- a CDS encoding amino acid permease, whose amino-acid sequence MKNIFRTKPIESLLAETKGKNSLEKSLGAFELTMLGIGAIVGTGIFVLTGIAAAKYSGPALVISFIIAGLACGFAALCYAEIAAMVPVAGSAYTYGYAALGEFWAWIIGWDLILEYAFSVGTVAIGWSGYFVSILGDLGIKLPNIITKAPFEGGLVNLPAVAILVIITGILVAGVKQSATTNNIIVAIKLAVVLLFIVLGVRHVHPANWHPFMPYGWKGVFSGASVIFFAYIGFDAVSTAAEEVKDPKKDLPRGIIASLIICTVLYIAVSAILTGMVPYLKFKDTAAPVAFALQQVGINWGSALVSVGAICGLTSVLIVMLFGQTRVLFAMSRDGLLPRVFGQVNQRFHTPVKSTLLVGIITMIIAGFTPISVVSELTNIGTLAAFIIVSASVIVLRKREPDRPRSFKVPFSPVTPIFAMIACAFLIFNLQKVTLIRFAVWLVVGLIIYFAYGNNHSVMNDEDFASTQDAAK is encoded by the coding sequence ATGAAAAATATTTTTAGAACAAAACCCATCGAAAGTCTTTTGGCAGAGACTAAGGGAAAGAATTCCTTAGAGAAATCATTGGGAGCTTTCGAACTTACTATGTTAGGTATAGGGGCAATAGTAGGTACAGGGATATTTGTACTGACAGGAATAGCAGCAGCAAAATATTCTGGACCAGCACTTGTAATTTCATTTATCATAGCAGGGCTTGCTTGTGGATTTGCAGCACTTTGTTATGCAGAGATAGCAGCTATGGTTCCTGTAGCGGGAAGCGCATACACTTATGGTTATGCGGCACTTGGAGAATTTTGGGCATGGATTATAGGCTGGGATTTAATTCTTGAGTATGCTTTTTCAGTTGGTACAGTGGCGATTGGATGGAGTGGATATTTTGTTAGTATTTTAGGAGATTTGGGTATAAAACTTCCAAATATTATTACAAAAGCACCTTTTGAAGGCGGACTAGTAAATTTACCTGCAGTAGCTATACTTGTAATAATAACAGGTATATTGGTAGCGGGTGTAAAACAAAGCGCAACTACAAATAATATAATAGTTGCTATAAAGTTAGCAGTAGTACTTTTATTTATAGTATTAGGTGTTAGACATGTTCATCCTGCAAATTGGCATCCATTTATGCCTTATGGATGGAAGGGAGTTTTCTCAGGAGCGTCGGTAATATTCTTTGCTTATATAGGATTTGATGCAGTTTCAACTGCAGCAGAAGAAGTAAAAGATCCAAAGAAGGATTTACCTAGAGGAATTATAGCATCTTTGATAATTTGTACTGTATTATATATTGCAGTGTCAGCTATATTAACAGGAATGGTTCCATATCTGAAATTTAAAGATACAGCAGCTCCAGTAGCTTTTGCACTTCAGCAGGTAGGAATAAATTGGGGATCAGCTTTAGTTTCAGTTGGAGCAATTTGCGGACTAACTTCAGTTTTAATTGTTATGCTATTTGGTCAAACTCGTGTATTGTTTGCAATGTCAAGGGATGGACTTTTACCTAGAGTATTTGGACAGGTTAATCAAAGATTCCATACACCTGTAAAAAGTACTTTGCTTGTTGGTATTATAACTATGATAATAGCTGGATTTACACCAATAAGTGTTGTTTCAGAACTCACTAATATAGGTACACTAGCAGCATTTATAATAGTATCTGCATCAGTTATAGTTTTAAGAAAAAGAGAGCCAGACAGACCTAGATCATTTAAAGTTCCGTTTTCACCAGTTACACCTATTTTTGCTATGATAGCTTGTGCTTTTTTGATATTCAATTTGCAAAAGGTTACTTTAATAAGATTTGCAGTATGGCTTGTTGTTGGACTTATAATATACTTTGCATATGGAAATAACCACAGTGTTATGAACGATGAGGATTTTGCGAGTACACAAGATGCAGCAAAATAA
- a CDS encoding DNA topoisomerase III → MGKILVLAEKPSVGREISRVLKCRKKGNGWLEGEKYIVTWALGHLVTLADPEAYDDKYKTWKLEDLPMLPKYLKLVVIKQTGKQFNAVKEQLNRKDVTEIVIATDAGREGELVARWIIEKARVNKPIKRLWISSQTDKAINEGFRNLKPSSQYDNLYRAAQCRAEADWIVGLNVTRALTCKYNAQLSAGRVQTPTLAMIVHREEEIKNFKPKDYYSIAGNANGYTLQWQNGRGHFNTFDENFANKVVSKVNGQNGKIVDVIKSNKKKYAPALYDLTELQRDANRFFGYSAKQTLSIMQRLYENYKFLTYPRTDSRYISADIVPTLPERLKAISVGNYSKFAMEIMRGKIRAHKSFVDDSKVSDHHAIIPTEERVILSKLSNEERKVYDLVVKRFLSVMLPPFEYVQTTVKAEVNGENFAASGKVIKSKGWKAVYDKDEDFDDNDGLHENQLKEQVLPDLNKGDNIKLTAVKMHKGHTKPPARFNEGTLLSAMENPQKYINMNKEYAKTLGETGGLGTVATRADIIEKLFNTFYVEKKGKEIIPTSKGKQVVELVPEDLKSPLLTAKWETDLNLISKGKLNDKSFIGNMRNYSVKLVEDVKSSSNKFRHDNLSGTKCPKCGKYMLEVNGKHGRMLVCQDRACGHRENLARLTNARCPECHKKLELRGHGDGQVYVCINNNCNFREKASSFNKRFDNKQGKNSKRDVANYMKKMKKESEVPMNSALADALAKLKLK, encoded by the coding sequence ATGGGTAAAATATTGGTATTGGCTGAAAAGCCTTCTGTAGGAAGAGAAATTTCGAGGGTCTTAAAATGTCGTAAAAAAGGCAATGGATGGTTAGAAGGGGAAAAGTATATTGTGACTTGGGCTTTGGGCCACTTAGTTACTTTAGCAGATCCGGAAGCTTATGATGATAAATATAAAACTTGGAAGCTAGAAGATCTACCAATGCTTCCTAAGTATTTAAAGCTTGTAGTTATAAAACAAACCGGAAAACAATTTAATGCAGTAAAGGAACAATTAAATAGAAAAGATGTAACGGAAATTGTTATTGCTACAGATGCTGGAAGAGAAGGTGAACTAGTAGCAAGATGGATAATTGAAAAGGCTAGAGTAAATAAGCCTATAAAAAGACTTTGGATTTCTTCTCAAACAGATAAAGCTATTAACGAAGGCTTCAGAAATTTAAAACCTTCATCACAATATGATAATTTATATAGGGCAGCACAGTGTAGGGCAGAAGCAGATTGGATTGTGGGACTTAATGTTACAAGAGCATTAACTTGTAAGTATAATGCTCAGCTTTCAGCAGGAAGAGTTCAAACTCCAACTCTAGCTATGATTGTTCATAGAGAAGAGGAAATTAAAAACTTTAAACCAAAGGATTATTACAGTATAGCTGGAAATGCCAATGGATATACTCTTCAATGGCAAAATGGTAGAGGACATTTTAATACTTTTGATGAAAACTTTGCAAATAAAGTAGTATCAAAAGTTAATGGTCAAAATGGGAAAATAGTTGATGTAATAAAAAGCAATAAGAAAAAATATGCACCAGCACTTTATGATTTAACAGAGCTTCAAAGAGATGCCAATAGATTTTTTGGTTACTCTGCAAAGCAGACACTTTCTATAATGCAAAGATTGTACGAGAATTATAAATTTTTAACTTATCCAAGAACGGATTCAAGATATATTTCAGCTGATATAGTACCTACGCTGCCAGAGAGATTAAAAGCAATATCAGTAGGAAATTATAGCAAATTTGCCATGGAGATTATGAGAGGAAAAATAAGAGCACATAAGAGCTTTGTAGATGATAGTAAGGTTTCAGATCATCATGCTATAATTCCAACAGAGGAAAGAGTTATTCTTTCAAAGTTAAGTAATGAAGAAAGAAAAGTGTATGACTTAGTAGTTAAGAGGTTTTTAAGTGTTATGCTTCCTCCTTTTGAGTATGTGCAAACAACTGTAAAAGCAGAAGTTAATGGAGAAAATTTTGCAGCTAGTGGAAAGGTAATTAAATCAAAGGGATGGAAAGCTGTATATGATAAGGATGAAGACTTTGATGATAATGATGGACTGCATGAAAATCAATTAAAGGAACAGGTACTTCCGGACTTAAATAAAGGGGATAATATAAAGCTTACGGCAGTTAAAATGCATAAGGGACATACTAAACCACCTGCAAGATTTAATGAAGGAACGTTGTTATCTGCTATGGAAAATCCACAAAAATATATTAATATGAATAAGGAATACGCAAAAACTCTTGGGGAAACAGGTGGACTTGGAACAGTTGCTACAAGAGCTGATATAATTGAAAAATTATTTAATACCTTTTATGTAGAGAAAAAAGGTAAGGAGATAATCCCAACTTCTAAAGGAAAGCAGGTTGTGGAATTGGTTCCAGAAGATTTGAAATCACCACTTTTAACTGCAAAATGGGAAACTGACCTGAATTTGATAAGTAAGGGAAAACTAAATGATAAAAGTTTCATAGGTAATATGAGGAATTATTCAGTAAAGCTTGTGGAAGATGTAAAATCCAGTAGTAATAAATTTAGGCATGACAATTTATCAGGAACTAAATGCCCTAAATGTGGTAAATACATGCTTGAGGTAAATGGAAAGCATGGAAGAATGCTTGTATGCCAGGATAGGGCTTGTGGCCATAGAGAAAATTTAGCAAGATTAACTAACGCAAGATGTCCTGAATGTCATAAAAAATTGGAACTTAGAGGACATGGAGACGGCCAAGTTTATGTTTGCATAAATAATAATTGCAATTTTAGAGAGAAGGCATCATCCTTTAATAAAAGATTTGACAATAAGCAAGGTAAGAACAGTAAAAGAGATGTAGCAAATTATATGAAGAAGATGAAAAAGGAAAGTGAAGTTCCAATGAATTCAGCTTTAGCAGATGCATTGGCTAAATTGAAATTAAAATAA